From the genome of Chengkuizengella sediminis, one region includes:
- a CDS encoding NADH-quinone oxidoreductase subunit N translates to MRLQLSDLVYLSPELTLVIAAVIISVLDLILPNKVNRTILGWLSIVSLMISTAFVIYYMRLLNLSEDPLVPVQLLNLSYRVDDFANLFKLIFLVGTIFILFMSIGSIKKEDIHHRGEYYYLFLPATLGAMIMASSGDLITLYVGLELLSITSYIMVGIRKGNTKTNEAAFKYIVVGGIASAFILYGMSFLYGLSGSTNLTEINQALQFSDSSFELMIFVSFMLIIAGLGTKIAAAPFHTWAADVYQGAATPVTAYLATVSKAAGFAMLFRLVYLVYYGVGGQEQSPIFIDLFMIILIIAATAMILGNALALKQRNVKRLLAYSGVANAGYLLVPIGIGLHSQVPHSSNFSELYFYLIAYLFMNLGAFAVLMAIERTTGNDELKGFAGLYYRAPYTAFAVVILLLSLAGLPVTGGFIGKIFILLAALQVKVYWLAIVMILTSVISFYYYFSIIRQMFMRTNFEAGSNKLKLTAPISITIWISTVVTIILGFFPQYVLSYINNIFSIGIDFFIR, encoded by the coding sequence ATGCGTCTTCAATTATCTGATTTAGTATATTTATCACCAGAGCTCACGTTAGTCATCGCTGCAGTCATCATATCGGTTTTAGATTTGATATTACCTAACAAGGTAAATCGTACGATATTAGGGTGGTTATCGATTGTATCTCTTATGATTTCAACCGCATTTGTCATTTATTATATGCGATTGTTGAATCTTTCAGAGGATCCATTAGTTCCTGTACAATTATTAAATCTAAGTTATCGAGTAGACGATTTTGCAAATTTATTTAAACTGATATTCCTTGTCGGAACGATCTTCATTCTCTTCATGAGTATTGGCTCCATTAAAAAGGAAGACATTCATCACAGAGGAGAATATTATTATTTATTTTTACCTGCGACATTAGGTGCTATGATTATGGCATCCTCAGGAGACTTAATTACTTTATACGTTGGTCTTGAGTTACTTAGTATCACTTCTTATATTATGGTAGGGATAAGGAAAGGGAATACGAAGACAAATGAAGCCGCATTTAAATATATAGTCGTTGGAGGTATAGCTTCAGCGTTCATACTATACGGAATGTCATTTTTATATGGTCTGTCAGGTAGTACAAATTTAACTGAAATTAATCAAGCATTGCAATTCAGCGATAGTTCCTTTGAGTTGATGATCTTTGTTAGTTTCATGTTAATCATTGCAGGATTAGGGACTAAAATTGCTGCAGCTCCTTTTCATACGTGGGCAGCAGATGTATATCAAGGAGCAGCAACACCTGTAACCGCATATTTAGCTACCGTTTCCAAAGCGGCTGGTTTTGCGATGTTATTTAGATTGGTATATTTAGTTTATTACGGAGTTGGGGGACAAGAGCAGAGTCCAATCTTTATTGACCTGTTTATGATCATTTTAATCATTGCTGCTACTGCAATGATTTTAGGAAATGCATTAGCATTAAAACAACGAAATGTGAAACGTCTTTTAGCTTATTCTGGTGTAGCGAATGCAGGATACTTATTAGTTCCTATTGGAATTGGATTACATAGTCAAGTTCCACATTCATCTAATTTTTCTGAACTGTATTTTTATTTAATTGCTTATTTGTTTATGAACCTTGGCGCATTTGCAGTGTTGATGGCAATTGAAAGGACTACTGGGAATGATGAGCTAAAAGGATTTGCAGGTTTATATTATCGAGCTCCATATACAGCATTTGCGGTTGTGATCCTTCTTTTGTCACTTGCTGGATTACCTGTTACAGGAGGATTTATCGGTAAGATATTTATTTTATTAGCTGCATTGCAAGTCAAAGTTTATTGGTTAGCGATCGTTATGATTCTTACCAGTGTTATATCCTTTTATTATTATTTTTCTATTATTCGTCAAATGTTTATGCGAACAAATTTTGAAGCAGGTTCGAATAAGTTAAAACTAACAGCTCCTATATCTATTACAATATGGATTAGCACTGTGGTTACGATTATTCTTGGGTTCTTCCCTCAATATGTTTTAAGCTACATCAACAACATCTTTTCAATCGGGATAGACTTTTTTATCAGATAG
- the nuoI gene encoding NADH-quinone oxidoreductase subunit NuoI — MKGIVKGMGVTLKNLTKKKITHQYPDVPLQMPDRFRGVQHFDPEKCIVCNQCMNICPTDCIDLIGKKNPDPEKKGKVIDTYDINFEICILCDLCTEVCPTEAIVMTNNFELATYSRDDLFKNMEWLNDNNTNVRKENSINLQPKSIPSKAKKEEK; from the coding sequence TTGAAAGGTATAGTTAAAGGAATGGGTGTTACCTTAAAAAATCTCACGAAGAAAAAAATAACTCATCAATATCCTGATGTTCCTTTACAGATGCCCGATCGTTTTCGTGGTGTGCAGCATTTTGATCCTGAAAAATGTATCGTGTGTAATCAGTGTATGAATATATGCCCAACAGATTGTATTGATCTTATAGGTAAGAAAAATCCTGACCCCGAGAAAAAAGGGAAGGTAATTGACACCTACGATATCAACTTTGAAATTTGTATTTTATGTGATTTATGTACAGAGGTCTGTCCCACAGAAGCCATTGTTATGACTAATAATTTTGAATTAGCAACTTATAGTCGGGATGATCTGTTTAAAAATATGGAATGGTTAAATGATAACAATACTAATGTCAGAAAAGAAAACAGTATTAATTTACAACCAAAATCCATCCCATCCAAGGCGAAGAAGGAGGAGAAGTAG
- a CDS encoding DUF1146 family protein, with protein MLMEAVVNNITNIVIVLLSILLCWKVLQSFRFDIFMKNPESFEAKLLKVIITIVIGNQLGNFIIQYYNWSLAIKYLFQ; from the coding sequence ATGTTGATGGAAGCAGTTGTAAACAATATTACGAATATAGTTATTGTATTGTTAAGTATTTTATTGTGCTGGAAAGTGCTGCAATCTTTTCGATTTGATATTTTCATGAAAAACCCGGAAAGCTTTGAAGCCAAATTGTTAAAGGTCATCATTACAATTGTGATTGGTAATCAGCTAGGAAATTTTATCATTCAGTATTATAACTGGTCCCTTGCAATAAAATATTTATTTCAATGA
- the nuoK gene encoding NADH-quinone oxidoreductase subunit NuoK — MISSYLTLAAVLFVIGLYGALSKKNAVIVLLCIELMLNAVNLNLIAFAKFGINPSLNGQIFSLFNITIAAAEAAVGIAILIALYRNKATANVTEMNSLKK; from the coding sequence ATGATTTCTTCTTATCTTACATTAGCTGCTGTGTTGTTTGTGATCGGCCTCTATGGTGCATTGTCAAAAAAGAATGCGGTTATCGTATTATTATGTATTGAATTGATGTTAAACGCAGTAAATCTGAATTTGATTGCTTTTGCGAAATTTGGAATAAATCCTTCCTTAAACGGGCAAATTTTTTCATTGTTTAATATCACGATTGCTGCAGCTGAAGCGGCAGTTGGTATAGCCATTTTAATTGCATTGTATCGGAATAAAGCAACGGCAAATGTTACTGAAATGAATTCATTGAAAAAATAA
- a CDS encoding NADH-quinone oxidoreductase subunit J translates to MLENFIDFLLNGENLLFIIFSMLIIIGAVFLINLQRVVHMVIALATTFISLAGLYVMLDAEFLAFVQILIYAGAMTILMIFGIMMTKHEKQNDEPKRPLHNVLLLVGSIGFFVILYLAIQDAVFPIQEFTSTEDNTKMIGIELFTKHVIPFELVSVLLTVAFIGAIVVAKREED, encoded by the coding sequence ATGCTGGAGAATTTTATAGATTTTTTATTGAATGGAGAAAACTTATTATTTATCATTTTTTCCATGCTCATTATTATAGGCGCAGTTTTTTTAATAAATCTCCAAAGAGTTGTCCATATGGTTATTGCTCTTGCTACTACTTTTATCAGCCTTGCAGGTTTATACGTTATGCTTGATGCGGAGTTTTTAGCCTTTGTACAAATTTTAATTTATGCAGGTGCAATGACGATATTAATGATTTTTGGAATTATGATGACGAAACATGAAAAACAAAATGATGAGCCGAAAAGACCTTTGCATAACGTATTATTGCTCGTGGGAAGCATTGGTTTTTTTGTCATTTTATATTTAGCGATTCAAGATGCAGTTTTTCCGATTCAAGAATTTACTTCTACTGAAGACAATACAAAAATGATAGGAATTGAGCTTTTTACTAAGCATGTCATTCCTTTTGAATTGGTATCTGTGTTATTAACGGTAGCTTTCATCGGAGCCATCGTTGTGGCTAAAAGGGAGGAGGATTAA
- a CDS encoding complex I subunit 4 family protein, whose translation MLENLPLLSLITFSPLIGILIMLFIPGQNGKAIRWVAIATTILTLILSALLYIQFDNTSSGMQFTEEMKFLEIPLNSELISPSGTANIDYAYEFNYLMGVDGLSLALAFLTALVCLMAALASVYIKKRWKTFYILFLLLEVGILGVFFAKDLMLFFIFFEITLIPMFFLIGIWGYKDRERAANKFLIYNGVGSAIMLIAILILINTAGFYFDEASNLLRYTSDVGVISDQLNNTQSLVNLEGTIFYLSENMRWFIFIMLLVAFGIKLPIFPFHTWMLRVHTEAPPSIVMIHSGLLLKMGAYGLIRFGVVLFPEQAKEWAYVLAILGIINILYGAILAFVQNEFKLILAYSSISHMGIVLLGIAAFNVAGMQGAVYQLVSHGFISALMFLIVGSIYERTQTTKLDELGGLAKSIPFISGILLIAGMASLGLPGLSGFISEFLAFVGLFDTMPIVTVIGTLGIVLTAVYVLRGVLRMTFGSLPAQYTKMNEARLVEAVPMIALVAFILLLGIYPAVLIEPMQETILSIITKMGG comes from the coding sequence ATGTTAGAAAACTTACCTTTACTCTCCTTAATCACATTTTCTCCTTTGATAGGTATATTGATTATGTTGTTTATTCCAGGTCAAAATGGGAAAGCGATTAGATGGGTTGCTATAGCTACAACGATATTAACATTGATATTGTCAGCTTTATTATATATACAGTTTGATAACACCTCTTCTGGCATGCAGTTTACAGAAGAAATGAAGTTTTTAGAAATACCATTAAATAGTGAATTAATATCACCATCTGGTACAGCAAATATTGACTATGCTTACGAATTTAATTATTTAATGGGTGTAGATGGTTTATCGTTAGCATTAGCATTTTTAACTGCTTTAGTTTGTTTAATGGCAGCACTCGCTTCTGTATATATTAAAAAAAGATGGAAGACCTTTTATATTTTGTTCTTACTTCTTGAAGTAGGTATATTGGGTGTTTTCTTTGCAAAAGATTTAATGTTATTTTTTATCTTCTTTGAAATTACTTTAATCCCGATGTTTTTCTTAATTGGGATATGGGGTTACAAGGATCGAGAGCGAGCTGCAAATAAGTTTTTAATTTACAATGGTGTTGGTTCTGCTATCATGTTGATAGCGATATTGATATTAATTAATACTGCAGGTTTTTATTTTGATGAAGCTTCTAATTTATTGAGATATACATCTGATGTTGGTGTCATATCAGATCAGTTAAACAACACACAGTCTCTAGTTAATCTTGAAGGTACTATATTTTATTTAAGTGAAAACATGAGATGGTTTATATTCATTATGTTGCTTGTGGCATTTGGAATTAAACTACCGATATTCCCGTTCCATACTTGGATGTTAAGGGTACATACAGAAGCACCTCCATCCATTGTTATGATTCACTCTGGCTTACTGCTTAAAATGGGTGCATATGGTCTCATTCGTTTTGGCGTTGTATTATTTCCAGAGCAAGCTAAAGAATGGGCTTATGTTTTAGCAATACTAGGAATAATAAATATATTGTACGGTGCCATATTGGCATTTGTACAAAATGAATTCAAGCTGATTTTGGCCTATTCAAGTATAAGTCATATGGGCATTGTGCTTCTTGGTATTGCGGCATTTAATGTGGCTGGAATGCAAGGAGCGGTATATCAATTAGTTTCACATGGTTTTATATCGGCATTAATGTTCTTAATTGTCGGTAGTATTTACGAACGCACACAAACTACAAAGCTTGATGAATTGGGCGGTTTAGCCAAATCCATTCCATTTATAAGTGGAATTTTGTTAATTGCCGGTATGGCTTCCCTAGGTTTGCCAGGTTTATCAGGTTTCATCAGTGAGTTTTTAGCTTTTGTAGGATTGTTTGATACGATGCCAATTGTTACTGTCATAGGTACACTTGGAATTGTGTTAACAGCCGTTTATGTGTTGCGAGGGGTATTGAGAATGACATTTGGGTCATTGCCAGCACAATATACCAAGATGAATGAAGCAAGATTAGTTGAAGCTGTTCCAATGATTGCTTTGGTTGCTTTTATTCTTCTTCTAGGAATATATCCTGCTGTTTTAATTGAACCGATGCAAGAAACGATTCTAAGTATAATCACGAAGATGGGGGGTTAA
- the nuoL gene encoding NADH-quinone oxidoreductase subunit L, translating to MESVFSQLAWLIPLFPLIAFVILIAIGKQGNKWSAYISIGFALLSFIFAFLVLLERLNGTMDAYTWNEFDWLSFGNISIRLGFEINNLNAMMLIVVTLVSLLVNLYSKAYMKDDNRITVFYSYISLFTFSMLGLVISVNLLELYIFWELVGVCSFLLIGFWYEKESAKAAAKKAFIVTRVGDVGLFIAILMLFWYMPNHSLDFTDIHNAFSTNSIPIEAWVITTIAILIFVGAMGKSGQFPLHTWLPDAMEGPTPISALIHAATMVAAGVYLVARTYDIFLASSIAMEVVAYVGGFTAIFAATIAIAQNDFKRILAYSTVSQLGYMMMALGIGAYTAGVFHLFTHAFFKALLFLGAGSVIHALHKQDIREMGGIWKTMKITTITFAIGALALSGIFPLSGFWSKDAILTEAYHDNIVLFVIGITAAFFTAFYMTRLFKIAFMGNNRSSDAPKESPIVMTLPLIVLCILAVISGFVFTPLSPWLGEWLTGDVVEEHTNWIVMILSTLVAVAGIVSGWIMFGEKSVSQNGNSRNWAYHLLANRYYIDEIYEWTIVKPLRVLGLILNTIDRFIVDGLVKLTANIVLETGRTSTKVQNGQVQTYGLVTLIGFIIIIAAMLGRRYF from the coding sequence ATGGAATCGGTATTCTCTCAATTAGCTTGGCTTATACCACTCTTTCCACTGATTGCTTTTGTTATACTGATTGCAATTGGTAAGCAAGGAAATAAATGGAGTGCTTACATCAGCATTGGATTTGCACTACTCTCATTTATATTTGCATTTCTAGTTTTACTTGAACGTCTGAATGGGACCATGGATGCTTACACTTGGAATGAGTTTGATTGGCTGTCATTTGGTAATATCTCTATTCGATTAGGGTTTGAAATAAATAATTTAAACGCGATGATGTTAATCGTTGTCACCCTCGTTAGTTTATTAGTCAATTTATATTCAAAAGCATATATGAAGGATGATAATAGAATAACGGTATTTTATAGTTATATATCATTATTTACATTCTCTATGTTAGGGCTTGTTATATCTGTAAACTTACTTGAGTTGTATATTTTCTGGGAACTGGTAGGTGTTTGTTCCTTTTTACTTATTGGATTTTGGTATGAAAAAGAATCAGCTAAAGCTGCGGCGAAAAAAGCTTTTATTGTTACCAGAGTTGGGGATGTAGGGTTATTTATCGCGATCTTAATGTTATTCTGGTATATGCCAAATCATTCTCTAGATTTTACAGATATACATAATGCGTTTAGTACAAACAGCATTCCAATTGAAGCGTGGGTTATCACCACAATCGCAATTTTAATATTTGTTGGGGCAATGGGGAAATCAGGTCAATTTCCATTACATACTTGGTTGCCAGATGCGATGGAAGGTCCTACGCCAATTAGTGCTTTGATCCATGCAGCTACAATGGTTGCTGCAGGTGTGTATTTAGTAGCACGTACTTATGATATCTTCCTAGCTTCTTCCATAGCAATGGAGGTTGTAGCTTATGTAGGTGGCTTTACTGCGATATTTGCAGCAACGATTGCGATTGCTCAAAATGATTTTAAACGTATTTTGGCTTATTCTACTGTCAGCCAATTAGGATATATGATGATGGCACTTGGAATCGGAGCTTACACAGCAGGAGTTTTTCATTTATTTACACATGCATTTTTCAAAGCGCTTCTCTTCCTAGGAGCAGGTAGTGTAATACATGCATTGCATAAACAAGATATTAGAGAAATGGGCGGCATTTGGAAAACGATGAAGATTACGACAATAACTTTTGCTATCGGGGCTTTAGCATTGTCTGGTATTTTCCCGTTATCAGGTTTTTGGTCTAAGGATGCGATCTTAACAGAAGCGTATCATGACAACATTGTCTTGTTTGTCATTGGTATCACTGCAGCATTTTTCACTGCATTTTATATGACGAGATTGTTTAAGATTGCTTTTATGGGAAATAATCGTTCATCGGATGCTCCAAAAGAATCACCTATAGTGATGACGTTACCACTCATTGTTTTATGCATACTAGCTGTCATTTCAGGTTTTGTGTTTACACCATTAAGTCCTTGGTTAGGTGAATGGTTAACAGGTGATGTAGTCGAAGAACATACGAATTGGATTGTCATGATTTTATCCACCTTAGTAGCTGTCGCAGGTATTGTATCAGGTTGGATCATGTTTGGTGAAAAATCAGTTTCTCAAAACGGAAATTCAAGAAACTGGGCTTATCATTTACTAGCCAATCGATATTATATAGACGAGATATATGAATGGACCATTGTGAAACCATTACGTGTATTGGGTCTGATTCTAAATACAATTGATCGATTTATCGTGGATGGATTAGTTAAATTAACTGCCAATATTGTTTTGGAGACAGGTAGAACGAGTACTAAGGTACAGAATGGACAAGTACAAACTTATGGTTTAGTTACATTGATTGGATTTATCATTATTATCGCAGCTATGCTAGGAAGGAGGTATTTTTAA
- the murA gene encoding UDP-N-acetylglucosamine 1-carboxyvinyltransferase, whose amino-acid sequence MEKIIVRGGIPLSGKVKISGAKNAVLPIIAASILAKDGVSVIRDVPPLDDVFTIAKVLEAMGINIQYENEVLTVDAKQVKAHEAPYELVRKMRASFLVAGSLLGREGYAKISLPGGCAIGTRPIDQHLKGFEAMGAQIEFGQGFIEARSNGRLKGAKIYLDVPSVGATENIMMAATLADGTTIIENAAKEPEIVDLANFLNGMGAKVRGAGTGMIRIEGVQQLSGVDHTVIPDRIEAGTYMIAAAITRGNIFIEGAIEDHLTPVISKLEEMGTTILITEKGIKVSAPATLKAVDLKTLPYPGFPTDMQSQMMSLLMISDGTSIVSESLFENRFMHVSEFERMNAKIKVEGQTAVVNGNTKLIGAKVNATDLRAGAALILAGLAAEGETIISDIHHIDRGYVSVTEKLKQLGADIGRVQYQENVEVHDLNTKIERVLPIQPTLA is encoded by the coding sequence ATGGAAAAAATAATCGTCCGCGGAGGCATACCATTATCTGGTAAAGTCAAAATAAGCGGTGCCAAAAACGCTGTATTACCTATTATAGCTGCCTCAATTTTAGCAAAAGATGGAGTAAGTGTAATTCGCGATGTTCCTCCTCTTGATGATGTTTTTACCATAGCTAAAGTATTAGAGGCAATGGGGATAAATATTCAGTATGAGAATGAAGTTTTAACAGTTGATGCTAAACAAGTAAAAGCACATGAAGCACCTTACGAATTGGTACGCAAAATGAGAGCCTCCTTTTTAGTTGCTGGCTCATTATTAGGTCGTGAAGGTTATGCTAAAATATCCTTACCTGGAGGATGTGCAATAGGCACGCGTCCCATAGATCAGCATTTAAAGGGTTTTGAAGCCATGGGTGCTCAGATTGAATTTGGGCAAGGTTTTATTGAGGCTAGATCTAACGGGAGATTAAAAGGTGCTAAAATATATTTAGATGTTCCTAGTGTCGGAGCAACTGAGAATATCATGATGGCTGCTACACTAGCTGATGGTACTACAATCATTGAAAATGCTGCCAAAGAACCAGAGATTGTTGATTTAGCAAACTTCTTAAATGGAATGGGAGCGAAGGTTCGAGGTGCAGGTACAGGAATGATTAGAATAGAAGGTGTGCAACAGTTATCAGGTGTGGATCATACAGTGATCCCTGATCGTATTGAAGCAGGTACATATATGATTGCAGCAGCTATTACCAGAGGAAACATTTTTATAGAAGGTGCAATTGAAGATCATTTAACACCTGTCATTTCAAAGTTGGAAGAAATGGGAACCACTATTCTTATTACCGAAAAAGGAATAAAAGTCTCTGCCCCAGCTACATTAAAGGCTGTAGACTTGAAAACATTACCTTATCCAGGATTTCCTACGGATATGCAATCTCAAATGATGAGCTTATTAATGATTTCAGATGGAACAAGTATTGTCTCTGAGTCTTTATTTGAAAATCGTTTCATGCATGTATCTGAATTTGAACGAATGAATGCGAAAATTAAAGTAGAGGGACAAACAGCGGTAGTAAATGGGAATACTAAATTAATTGGTGCTAAAGTTAATGCCACAGATTTAAGAGCAGGTGCAGCATTGATTTTAGCAGGGTTAGCAGCTGAAGGGGAGACAATAATTTCTGATATTCATCATATAGATCGTGGGTATGTAAGTGTAACTGAA
- a CDS encoding S8 family serine peptidase yields MKKYITNAFVIVSFLFATLVVQTIYTQSYIYAQSSEYHADQSWIIRWIDEKDEQILSKSEVIEEYADFNISVLRPNQGENIHLWLSSLNASSHVQYFQVNHTVEVSSAPNDEFISQQSYLANIGAVEAWDITNENTAIKIAIVDTGIDLHHPDLIDNLVEGINILDESVPPQDDNGHGTNVAGIVGASGNNVIGVSGILWNAQIMPIKALDEQGKGNETDLGEGIQYAVENGAQIVVLSLGLHSASPYLQEIVQYAENHGVLVVAASGNDGQHSIQYPAAYPTVLAVGGLYNDKTIPEKSNFGQEIDVVAPWKVYTTGLGGSYTYNVGTSMAAPQVAAAAALIWSQYPELEPAQIRNLIRQTAEDVYNSGWDEHTGYGLLRVDSALVEPAIEDIYEDNNSKDEAKPLQMDAMMTGALTGESDEDWFYLDSLYDGNLKFEFESTLTGEVDVVDVELIYHFNEEVSVYDLSQPISLPVKKDQKGYIQLRYKDQTNHDLLPYEFTSQFVIEADLYEDNDTQATAFVLPETGENILGTFHQDSDKDWYVLEVVQEGNLRIELSTDTNRMDPQLILQKPDGTSLFIDRGNAGEAEFYSGSVLPGKYYFQVQNYEEEGMESLPIIGNYLFQVTYLPTFVDANEPNDKAYQTTKLDLNIELNGVFDHGTDEDWFSFSIDETSDISIDLGQLPQDRNVTLSVLNSTQSLVFLTTNEGQTNINKQLEGLNAGTYYVKLASDQAFDYQMYSLKVTERNIDTIFTDIETHWAKEEIKELWEQGVVNGVDGRFLPNENITRAEAITMVVRAMELTGVEPTSSPFIDITNKYWAYEPILLANQAGLISGYTDGTFAPNDNLNRVEAAKIIANALDIEGVEGEIPFSDIPQGYWASGILTQLKLNGIISGYNDGTFRPENETSRAEFATLIYNLLLD; encoded by the coding sequence ATGAAAAAATATATAACAAATGCATTTGTAATAGTCTCTTTTCTATTTGCAACATTAGTTGTACAAACTATATATACGCAGAGCTATATTTATGCGCAATCATCTGAATATCATGCTGATCAAAGCTGGATTATTAGATGGATTGATGAAAAGGATGAGCAAATTTTATCAAAAAGTGAAGTGATTGAAGAGTATGCTGACTTTAACATTAGTGTATTGAGACCAAATCAAGGTGAAAATATACATTTATGGTTGTCTAGTTTAAATGCATCTTCGCATGTTCAGTATTTTCAGGTAAACCATACAGTTGAAGTTTCCTCTGCGCCAAATGATGAATTTATATCACAACAGTCTTATTTAGCGAATATTGGTGCTGTTGAAGCATGGGATATTACGAATGAAAATACTGCAATAAAAATAGCAATTGTTGATACAGGGATTGACTTGCATCATCCCGATTTAATAGATAATTTAGTAGAAGGTATAAATATTCTAGATGAAAGTGTTCCTCCACAAGATGATAACGGACATGGAACAAACGTGGCTGGAATTGTTGGAGCTTCTGGAAATAATGTAATTGGAGTGTCAGGTATACTTTGGAATGCTCAAATCATGCCGATTAAAGCATTGGATGAACAAGGGAAAGGTAATGAAACTGATCTTGGAGAAGGTATTCAATATGCGGTAGAGAATGGAGCACAAATTGTAGTATTATCGTTGGGATTACATAGTGCTTCACCTTATTTACAAGAAATCGTTCAATATGCAGAGAATCATGGAGTATTAGTTGTAGCTGCATCTGGTAATGATGGGCAGCACTCAATTCAATATCCAGCTGCCTATCCTACAGTTTTAGCAGTGGGTGGCTTATATAATGATAAGACCATCCCTGAGAAATCAAATTTTGGACAAGAGATTGATGTAGTAGCACCTTGGAAGGTTTATACCACAGGGCTTGGTGGAAGTTACACTTATAATGTTGGAACTTCTATGGCTGCTCCTCAGGTTGCAGCAGCAGCAGCGCTAATCTGGTCTCAATATCCTGAATTGGAGCCTGCTCAAATTAGGAACTTAATTAGACAAACTGCGGAAGATGTATACAACAGTGGATGGGATGAACACACTGGGTATGGATTGTTAAGAGTTGATTCAGCTTTAGTTGAACCAGCTATTGAAGATATTTATGAAGATAATAATAGTAAAGATGAGGCGAAGCCGCTTCAAATGGACGCGATGATGACTGGTGCTTTAACAGGAGAAAGTGATGAGGATTGGTTTTATTTAGATAGTTTATACGATGGAAATTTAAAATTTGAATTTGAATCAACTTTAACAGGGGAAGTTGATGTAGTGGATGTTGAATTGATCTATCATTTTAATGAGGAAGTTTCCGTTTATGATTTATCACAGCCTATATCATTACCAGTAAAAAAAGATCAAAAGGGTTATATTCAATTAAGGTATAAAGATCAAACAAATCATGACTTGTTGCCATATGAATTTACTTCGCAATTTGTAATCGAGGCGGATTTATATGAAGATAATGATACTCAAGCTACAGCATTTGTTTTACCGGAAACGGGAGAAAATATTTTAGGTACATTTCATCAAGATAGCGATAAAGATTGGTATGTACTAGAGGTTGTACAAGAAGGGAACTTAAGAATCGAATTATCTACAGATACGAATCGTATGGATCCACAATTAATACTGCAAAAGCCGGATGGCACCTCTCTTTTTATAGATAGAGGAAATGCTGGAGAAGCTGAATTTTATTCTGGTTCTGTATTACCTGGGAAATATTATTTTCAAGTACAGAACTATGAGGAAGAAGGTATGGAGTCCTTACCCATTATAGGTAATTATCTTTTTCAAGTGACTTATCTTCCTACATTCGTTGATGCAAATGAACCTAATGATAAAGCATATCAAACTACAAAACTAGATTTGAATATAGAACTTAATGGAGTTTTTGATCATGGAACAGACGAAGACTGGTTTTCATTTAGCATTGATGAAACAAGTGACATAAGTATTGATTTAGGTCAATTGCCACAAGATAGAAATGTTACATTAAGTGTGTTAAATTCGACACAGAGCTTAGTATTTCTTACTACAAACGAAGGACAAACGAACATCAATAAACAATTAGAGGGTTTAAATGCGGGTACTTATTATGTCAAACTTGCATCAGATCAGGCTTTTGACTATCAAATGTATTCATTAAAAGTTACAGAGAGAAATATTGACACCATTTTTACAGATATTGAAACACACTGGGCTAAAGAAGAAATTAAAGAACTTTGGGAGCAGGGGGTAGTCAACGGAGTTGATGGAAGGTTTCTTCCAAATGAGAATATTACACGTGCCGAAGCAATCACTATGGTCGTAAGGGCGATGGAGCTAACTGGAGTAGAACCGACTTCATCACCATTTATAGATATAACTAATAAATATTGGGCATATGAACCTATATTATTAGCTAATCAAGCTGGTTTAATCAGTGGTTATACTGATGGAACGTTTGCTCCTAACGATAATTTAAACAGAGTTGAAGCAGCAAAAATTATTGCAAATGCTCTTGATATAGAAGGTGTTGAAGGTGAAATTCCTTTTAGTGATATACCTCAAGGGTATTGGGCATCGGGTATTTTAACGCAATTAAAATTGAATGGAATTATAAGTGGTTATAATGATGGTACATTTAGACCTGAAAATGAGACAAGTCGTGCTGAATTTGCTACATTAATATATAATTTGTTATTAGATTAG